A window from Drosophila yakuba strain Tai18E2 chromosome 3L, Prin_Dyak_Tai18E2_2.1, whole genome shotgun sequence encodes these proteins:
- the LOC6533924 gene encoding uncharacterized protein LOC6533924 isoform X2: MYGGFQRNHHSCCCQKMHPCVTERKKAMLGKGYKLGGTVLQEGIQKSGQEAQRTTKIGVTFPSKFSKPKGQEDPCKDNSTRNLLTGKTLLTKVGSMSKSLASQGIQNPKSKPNLEQDQKALAKIKPKRRRGKKTPKRSTAGNIEQPFDDDGICMKNLFGSQLFSGNSNYQILKTLVPEGRLQKDSKLERPLSFSMRPALPPPDLQSINSSSKALTFTKKKGFRRGRKPFPCETSTQTIEEDCDPVLCCLEQIRNQLASKTPENQEKNLPRCFAEKSTNVGSIQNERNEAGVETFEQSSPNEAIEPGKDDKSENLKPSDPQQATSLGSFKKNSPRSSLNTLQQPKSRINNLENKGTSPITLPKSSLESSEAQKESEEKEETNLTPEEGDLKIPNDEETAFVNVPKPILKPCICLCRLPRVFPKCTRVMMPSSVCQPHFMNGCRMTRWQNQRQPNQHCCQCINTQGNQNQIPSITASLKDDIPYEQVASEICNHSNSKSCLDHCENPITTGQRSIMKRESVEPNQRLGERTLNKNICFRECVSTYSQSTENQLPANECPQYHCNESYASSRTDIDCDNVDRSSNCDFRSSNSVKSSDQTSVVSGSNSSYTVPSINPSERASLSEASKSEIPKDSSSKINSNISSNESLSSSRKTSRTSSLRSNSKTNKSSAPNEVSRFGNKNQVLPHNQTENKRNRRLGKRISSGVETFAEDSIDCGHDEFSEKAEAQTPNNSFSEAVRACQKCSDHLISERKRKASSHKSQEQKADSSKESISSRSSGQRNNFESFPNGTVVPKQTIDQSCNRNRGVSFKQRSQSAPECWILQFPKRNPTNRSEKSHLNSPANCRESQRCPENVLVLQDETCESDSDDYELVRCNHLSTENETSNENCGACKTPDYSINASILNELKKEESSISPTQSQRTFILVDSQHPNDLNISQQDQEREKPPMVQVPFRMSSTEDLGILQPKNWRELGLKFTMLHANQFQMAPATTNHVALPTRIPKMDENQNSNFPVGQMNDVFVPASSPPTRTNTAEQSIERRSRNLHQPGTSDSFSSVYPSSRRKISSENRSNDPRKISNAEIRVVQKNDSNNSNSERFISVSNQHSEQLNVYNENQFRQDESGNCYRKSDYRSDQSQLYNHQFETGLHNSEAGVSGYSEIHSIPTVLTWTNPAQNSQLAASNKSNATERSTDVETLETVTLMQPRKLRSCESAGIRNQANINENIVLIETRTPCNRENLLQTCGRPPCNSCPHHYTGLPPSHRQGFMQPPDHLLEPQISMSAPQNVTPFDEGYLIDPRDQWMTTKSPASAPAVQHPYQMKEPYQPKPRSHHQFQEPVHPPQSSFQPTNPGHYPQLTENIRMLPDGFYDRTVNKYNIARMDSNFQPPQFPLEPQFLHGEQHPAFRQPACPYGNQCHPQLMMASFPDPNRRYVPPQNQYPAEMENQLSMFWTQQNVNLDYYDQSEYQT, encoded by the exons ATGTACGGCGGTTTTCAGAGGAATCACCACTCATGCTGCTGTCAGAAAATGCATCCTTGCGTTACTGAGAGAAAGAAAGCCATGCTGGGAAAAGGATATAAATTGGGTGGAACGGTTTTGCAAGAGGGTATCCAGAAGTCTGGGCAAGAAGCCCAAAGAACCACAAAGATTGGTGTCACTTTTCCATCTAAATTTAGCAAGCCAAAAGGCCAAGAAGATCCTTGCAAAGATAACTCTACCCGAAACTTATTAACTG GAAAAACCTTATTAACTAAAGTTGGATCCATGAGTAAGTCCTTGGCAAGTCAAGGAATCCAAAATCCAAAGTCAAAACCCAATTTGGAACAGGATCAAAAAGCTCTCGCTAAGATCAAACCCAAACGTAGAAGAGGTAAAAAGACGCCTAAGAGGTCAACAGCTGGAAATATTGAACAACCCTTTGATGACGATGGTATATG CATGAAGAACCTGTTTGGTTCGCAGCTATTTTCAGGCAACAGCAACTATCAGATCCTTAAAACCCTTGTCCCGGAAGGAAGATTACAGAAGGATAGTAAGCTAGAACGGCCTTTAAGCTTCTCAATGCGTCCAGCTCTTCCACCTCCAGATCTGCAATCTATCAATTCATCCAGCAAAGCATTAACATTTACAAAGAAAAAGGGTTTTAGACGTGGAAGAAAACCTTTTCCCTGCGAAACATCTACTCAAACAATCGAAGAAGACTGCGATCCTGTTTTGTGCTGCCTCGAACAAATCAGAAATCAACTGGCCAGCAAAACTCCtgaaaatcaagaaaaaaacCTACCACGCTGTTTTGCCGAGAAATCTACAAATGTAGGAAGTATTCAGAACGAAAGAAATGAAGCTGGTGTGGAAACATTTGAACAGTCATCTCCAAATGAAGCCATTGAACCAGGGAAAGACGATAAAAGTGAGAATTTGAAGCCCTCAGACCCCCAACAGGCAACATCATTGGGAAGTTTCAAGAAAAATTCACCAAGGAGTTCTTTAAACACATTACAGCAGCCTAAATCAAGGATCAacaatttggaaaataaaggTACTTCTCCTATAACTCTGCCAAAATCTAGCCTGGAATCTTCTGAAGCTCAAAAAGAGTCGGAAGAAAAGGAGGAAACTAATTTAACTCCTGAGGAGGGGGACTTGAAGATCCCAAACGATGAAGAAACTGCTTTCGTAAATGTCCCCAAACCTATTTTAAAACCATGTATTTGTCTGTGCAGGCTTCCAAGAGTTTTTCCAAAATGTACAAGAGTTATGATGCCCAGCTCAGTGTGCCAGCCTCATTTTATGAATGGATGTCGAATGACGAGATGGCAAAATCAAAGGCAACCCAACCAACATTGTTGCCAGTGTATCAACACACAaggaaaccaaaaccaaatacCTTCTATAACTGCATCCTTGAAGGATGACATACCGTATGAACAAGTGGCATCGGAAATATGCAACCATAGTAATTCAAAGTCATGTTTAGATCATTGTGAAAACCCAATAACAACGGGCCAACGGTCCATTATGAAACGAGAATCTGTAGAGCCCAATCAAAGATTGGGAGAAAGAACATTGAATAAGAATATTTGCTTTAGGGAATGCGTATCCACTTACAGTCAATCAACCGAAAACCAATTACCTGCAAATGAATGTCCACAATACCATTGTAATGAATCCTATGCTTCCAGCAGAACCGATATTGATTGCGACAATGTGGATAGATCTTCAAATTGTGACTTTAGATCCTCAAACAGCGTgaaaagttctgatcaaacCTCTGTTGTGAGTGGATCAAATAGTAGCTATACTGTCCCAAGTATTAATCCCAGTGAAAGGGCGAGTCTTTCTGAAGCATCGAAGAGTGAAATCCCAAAGGATTCTTCTtcaaaaataaactcaaaTATTAGCAGCAACGAATCCCTGTCATCATCTAGAAAAACATCTCGTACGAGTTCTCTTAGGAGTAATTCGAAAACGAATAAATCTTCCGCACCAAACGAAGTTAGTCGTTTcggaaataaaaatcaagtATTGCCACATAATCAAACTGAGAATAAACGGAACCGGCGACTTGGGAAACGTATAAGTTCTGGGGTCGAAACTTTTGCAGAGGACTCCATAGATTGTGGCCATGATGAATTCTCTGAGAAGGCAGAAGCACAAACTCCAAACAACAGTTTTTCAGAAGCTGTAAGAGCATGTCAAAAATGTTCGGACCATTTAATTTCCGAAAGAAAGAGAAAAGCAAGTTCCCACAAAAGCCAAGAACAAAAAGCTGACAGTTCAAAGGAATCAATCAGCAGTAGAAGCTCGGGTCAAAGAAATAACTTTGAATCTTTTCCAAACGGCACAGTTGTACCAAAACAAACTATAGATCAAAGTTGCAATAGAAATCGAGGAGTATCTTTCAAGCAGCGCTCACAATCAGCACCAGAGTGTTGGATACTTCAATTCCCAAAAAGAAATCCAACAAATAGATCAGAAAAGTCACACCTTAATTCACCGGCAAATTGCAGAGAAAGTCAGAGGTGTCCAGAAAACGTACTTGTACTCCAAGACGAAACCTGCGAAAGTGATTCAGATGACTACGAACTCGTCAGATGCAATCATTTGTCAACAGAAAATGAGACCTCAAATGAGAACTGTGGTGCGTGCAAAACTCCAGACTACAGTATAAATGcaagtattttaaatgaacTTAAGAAGGAGGAAAGCTCAATTAGTCCCACACAAAGCCAAAGAACCTTTATCCTAGTTGACAGTCAACATCCGAATGATCTAAACATATCCCAACAGGACCAAGAAAG GGAAAAACCGCCTATGGTGCAAGTGCCTTTCCGTATGAGCAGCACGGAAGATCTGGGAATTTTACAACCAAAAAATTG GAGAGAGTTGGGTCTAAAATTTACCATGCTCCATGCCAACCAATTTCAAATGGCTCCTGCAACTACAAATCACGTTGCACTACCAACCAGAATACCAAAAATGGATGAGAACCAAAATTCCAATTTTCCTGTTGGTCAGATGAACGATGTATTTGTTCCAGCTTCTTCTCCACCTACAAGGACGAATACCGCAGAGCAATCCATTGAAAGGAGAAGTAGGAATCTGCATCAACCCGGCACTTCAGATTCTTTTAGCAGCGTCTATCCTTCTTCACGGCGTAAAATATCCTCAGAAAATAGGTCTAACGATCCAAGAAAAATATCTAACGCAGAAATCAGAGTTGTTCAAAAGAATGATTCGAACAATTCTAATAGCGAAAGATTTATTTCTGTAAGCAACCAACATTCTGAGCAACTAAATGTGTATAACGAAAATCAATTCAGACAAGATGAATCCGGAAATTGCTATAGGAAATCCGATTACAGAAGTGACCAAAGCCAACTATATAATCATCAGTTTGAAACAGGGTTACATAACTCAGAAGCTGGGGTTTCTGGCTATTCTGAAATCCATTCAATACCTACTGTCCTAACTTGGACAAATCCAGCTCAGAATTCTCAATTAGCAGCTtccaataaatcaaatgccACAGAGAGATCCACTGACGTGGAAACGCTGGAAACAGTGACTCTAATGCAACCACGAAAACTTCGAAGTTGCGAAAGCGCTGGAATCAGAAACCAGGCTAATATCAATGAGAATATCGTTCTCATCGAGACAAGAACTCCCTGTAACAGAGAGAATCTTCTCCAGACCTGTGGACGACCGCCCTGCAACTCTTGTCCTCACCACTACACGGGTCTTCCTCCAAGCCACCGTCAAGGATTTATGCAGCCGCCGGATCATTTGCTAGAACCGCAGATCTCTATGAGTGCACCACAAAATGTCACTCCTTTCGATGAAGGATACCTTATAGATCCCCGGGATCAGTGGATGACCACTAAATCACCAGCTTCCGCACCAGCCGTGCAGCATCCATATCAAATGAAGGAACCGTATCAGCCCAAACCTAGATCCCACCATCAGTTTCAGGAACCTGTACATCCTCCACAAAGTTCCTTTCAGCCCACAAACCCTGGCCACTATCCTCAACTTACAGAGAACATTAGAATGCTTCCAGATGGCTTCTATGATCGCACCGTGAACAAGTATAACATAGCACGAATGGATTCCAACTTTCAGCCACCTCAGTTTCCACTGGAGCCGCAATTTCTTCACGGAGAACAACACCCGGCGTTTAGACAGCCAGCTTGTCCATATGGCAATCAATGTCATCCGCAACTGATGATGGCATCATTTCCAGATCCTAACCGGCGTTATGTTCCACCACAGAACCAATACCCAgctgaaatggaaaatcaacTCTCGATGTTCTGGACACAGCAAAATGTAAATTTGGATTACTATGATCAGTCGGAATATCAAACTTAA
- the LOC6533925 gene encoding uncharacterized protein LOC6533925, giving the protein MPNGEVKSTRPSPYWRHASPPTRTTAPKFPLSSEQTSNRVGQQLLRTLTQSLPSGQESMRSRSSCPPTPRRRRQASVCRSMGTPESVPLISHAKSKAPIRLKAGMPVKHVLGGDPPNAKALGQSMMGSVKRRNESPAVKAKIREEEFNRIPEMISEASVAKAREKEFERIPSRVSSLTEENKQTEQKNIDNSIPESQESLKPELQLNSKMISQHNLQTIGSENSKPSVEEEKSTANVPETEPKPPKPSNSKIIPCFRGEYPTRHRPGTCQWFQSDLPNCGHIVSICDEEQQVMGEAEIVTACEVTEAHFLSLDCQDDIMNNEPPALSRCTKCKGCPQQQNGNWFRQPQPCFQQEQPCFQQQQSCLQQQPSCFQQQQRNCGRSAPCPNPKPRGCRKCQDQQQSSKAFAYNLQQSMQQPILSQMQNLYPCQQLQQVNASDQMEQQMQMQQQGIEENNYCLTEMLAEELRKQMLEAQAQIAQVQLQLNSACGATRVRQMHVLSQNATEAPRWAPETQFMDVLAEEQDVGDAPPDETIENGEEDQVFDAQLDQQSFPTSFPCQAIGTTRSEAIWAMPSAPQSSQHEVQFGLYPVPLPMPNQNNYFQQNAQPFPCQMAPFQQPQQQQMPHCPQIQSCRAPPCPPKMPPPCQPKPHQRLSCQQQQQPMRSGQPAPSNKCSHTPQFCPSCCCQRYAQMRFMMPRCWLR; this is encoded by the coding sequence ATGCCCAATGGCGAAGTCAAGTCAACCAGGCCCAGCCCCTATTGGCGTCATGCCAGTCCTCCGACGAGGACAACCGCACCCAAGTTCCCTTTATCATCGGAGCAAACCAGCAATCGAGTCGGACAGCAGCTGCTGCGAACCCTGACGCAGAGCTTACCTTCTGGACAGGAATCCATGCGCTCCCGATCTTCCTGCCCACCCACACCTCGTCGTCGCCGGCAGGCCAGTGTCTGCAGATCGATGGGTACTCCAGAGTCGGTGCCCCTGATATCGCATGCTAAGTCCAAGGCACCAATTCGCTTGAAGGCGGGCATGCCGGTGAAACATGTGTTGGGCGGCGATCCACCCAATGCAAAGGCTCTTGGCCAGTCCATGATGGGCTCAGTTAAACGACGTAATGAATCCCCGGCGGTCAAGGCAAAAATCAGGGAGGAGGAGTTCAATAGGATACCGGAGATGATAAGTGAGGCATCCGTCGCCAAGGCCAGAGAAAAAGAGTTCGAAAGGATACCTTCCAGGGTTTCCAGTTTGACCGAAGAGAACAAGcaaacagaacagaaaaaCATAGATAATTCAATCCCGGAATCGCAGGAGAGCCTAAAACCAGAACTCCAGCTTAATTCCAAAATGATTAGCCAGCATAACTTGCAGACTATTGGCTCCGAGAACTCAAAGCCAAGTGTAGAGGAAGAAAAGTCCACAGCGAATGTACCAGAAACGGAACCCAAGCCACCGAAGCCATCGAACTCGAAGATAATTCCCTGCTTTCGAGGGGAGTATCCCACACGACACCGTCCTGGTACGTGCCAATGGTTCCAGTCCGACCTCCCCAATTGCGGCCATATCGTGAGCATCTGCGACGAGGAGCAGCAAGTCATGGGTGAAGCGGAAATCGTCACCGCCTGCGAGGTAACCGAGGCACATTTCCTGAGCCTGGATTGTCAAGATGATATCATGAACAACGAACCGCCAGCGCTTTCGAGGTGCACTAAGTGCAAAGGCTGTCCCCAGCAACAGAATGGGAATTGGTTTAGACAGCCACAACCCTGCTTCCAACAGGAACAACCTTGCTTCCAACAGCAACAATCTTGCCTGCAGCAACAACCATCCTGCttccagcaacagcaacgaaATTGTGGACGCAGTGCACCCTGTCCCAATCCGAAGCCAAGAGGATGTCGCAAGTGTCAGGATCAGCAGCAATCCAGCAAGGCATTTGCTTACAATCTGCAGCAGTCGATGCAGCAGCCAATTCTCTCCCAGATGCAGAACCTGTATCCTTGTCAGCAGTTGCAACAAGTGAATGCCAGTGATCAAATGGAGCAGCAAATGCAGATGCAACAGCAGGGCATTGAGGAGAACAACTATTGCCTGACCGAAATGCTGGCCGAGGAGCTGAGAAAGCAAATGCTCGAGGCTCAGGCGCAGATTGCCcaagtgcaactgcagttGAATAGTGCCTGCGGGGCCACGAGAGTGCGACAGATGCATGTGCTATCCCAGAATGCCACAGAGGCCCCTCGTTGGGCGCCAGAAACTCAGTTTATGGACGTTTTGGCAGAGGAACAGGACGTGGGCGATGCTCCGCCGGATGAAACAATAGAGAACGGTGAAGAGGATCAAGTATTTGATGCGCAATTGGATCAGCAATCATTTCCAACTAGCTTTCCGTGCCAAGCCATTGGGACCACCAGGTCGGAGGCCATTTGGGCCATGCCATCAGCTCCTCAGTCGTCACAGCATGAGGTGCAGTTTGGTCTGTATCCAGTGCCACTGCCGATGCCAAATCAGAACAACTATTTCCAGCAGAATGCTCAACCCTTTCCCTGCCAAATGGCTCCTTTtcagcagccacaacagcagcaaatgcCTCATTGTCCACAGATTCAGTCCTGTAGAGCACCACCTTGCCCACCCAAAATGCCGCCTCCTTGCCAGCCGAAACCGCATCAGCGATTATCctgtcagcagcagcagcagcccatGAGATCCGGCCAACCAGCCCCGTCCAATAAGTGTTCTCATACCCCACAATTTTGTcccagttgttgttgccaacGGTATGCCCAAATGCGATTCATGATGCCCCGGTGTTGGCTGCGCTAA
- the LOC6533924 gene encoding uncharacterized protein LOC6533924 isoform X1, with the protein MYGGFQRNHHSCCCQKMHPCVTERKKAMLGKGYKLGGTVLQEGIQKSGQEAQRTTKIGVTFPSKFSKPKGQEDPCKDNSTRNLLTGKTLLTKVGSMSKSLASQGIQNPKSKPNLEQDQKALAKIKPKRRRGKKTPKRSTAGNIEQPFDDDGIWFECNVPFRVNIPFPISMKNLFGSQLFSGNSNYQILKTLVPEGRLQKDSKLERPLSFSMRPALPPPDLQSINSSSKALTFTKKKGFRRGRKPFPCETSTQTIEEDCDPVLCCLEQIRNQLASKTPENQEKNLPRCFAEKSTNVGSIQNERNEAGVETFEQSSPNEAIEPGKDDKSENLKPSDPQQATSLGSFKKNSPRSSLNTLQQPKSRINNLENKGTSPITLPKSSLESSEAQKESEEKEETNLTPEEGDLKIPNDEETAFVNVPKPILKPCICLCRLPRVFPKCTRVMMPSSVCQPHFMNGCRMTRWQNQRQPNQHCCQCINTQGNQNQIPSITASLKDDIPYEQVASEICNHSNSKSCLDHCENPITTGQRSIMKRESVEPNQRLGERTLNKNICFRECVSTYSQSTENQLPANECPQYHCNESYASSRTDIDCDNVDRSSNCDFRSSNSVKSSDQTSVVSGSNSSYTVPSINPSERASLSEASKSEIPKDSSSKINSNISSNESLSSSRKTSRTSSLRSNSKTNKSSAPNEVSRFGNKNQVLPHNQTENKRNRRLGKRISSGVETFAEDSIDCGHDEFSEKAEAQTPNNSFSEAVRACQKCSDHLISERKRKASSHKSQEQKADSSKESISSRSSGQRNNFESFPNGTVVPKQTIDQSCNRNRGVSFKQRSQSAPECWILQFPKRNPTNRSEKSHLNSPANCRESQRCPENVLVLQDETCESDSDDYELVRCNHLSTENETSNENCGACKTPDYSINASILNELKKEESSISPTQSQRTFILVDSQHPNDLNISQQDQEREKPPMVQVPFRMSSTEDLGILQPKNWRELGLKFTMLHANQFQMAPATTNHVALPTRIPKMDENQNSNFPVGQMNDVFVPASSPPTRTNTAEQSIERRSRNLHQPGTSDSFSSVYPSSRRKISSENRSNDPRKISNAEIRVVQKNDSNNSNSERFISVSNQHSEQLNVYNENQFRQDESGNCYRKSDYRSDQSQLYNHQFETGLHNSEAGVSGYSEIHSIPTVLTWTNPAQNSQLAASNKSNATERSTDVETLETVTLMQPRKLRSCESAGIRNQANINENIVLIETRTPCNRENLLQTCGRPPCNSCPHHYTGLPPSHRQGFMQPPDHLLEPQISMSAPQNVTPFDEGYLIDPRDQWMTTKSPASAPAVQHPYQMKEPYQPKPRSHHQFQEPVHPPQSSFQPTNPGHYPQLTENIRMLPDGFYDRTVNKYNIARMDSNFQPPQFPLEPQFLHGEQHPAFRQPACPYGNQCHPQLMMASFPDPNRRYVPPQNQYPAEMENQLSMFWTQQNVNLDYYDQSEYQT; encoded by the exons ATGTACGGCGGTTTTCAGAGGAATCACCACTCATGCTGCTGTCAGAAAATGCATCCTTGCGTTACTGAGAGAAAGAAAGCCATGCTGGGAAAAGGATATAAATTGGGTGGAACGGTTTTGCAAGAGGGTATCCAGAAGTCTGGGCAAGAAGCCCAAAGAACCACAAAGATTGGTGTCACTTTTCCATCTAAATTTAGCAAGCCAAAAGGCCAAGAAGATCCTTGCAAAGATAACTCTACCCGAAACTTATTAACTG GAAAAACCTTATTAACTAAAGTTGGATCCATGAGTAAGTCCTTGGCAAGTCAAGGAATCCAAAATCCAAAGTCAAAACCCAATTTGGAACAGGATCAAAAAGCTCTCGCTAAGATCAAACCCAAACGTAGAAGAGGTAAAAAGACGCCTAAGAGGTCAACAGCTGGAAATATTGAACAACCCTTTGATGACGATGGTATATG GTTTGAATGCAATGTGCCCTTTCGGGTAAATATTCCCTTTCCTATTAGCATGAAGAACCTGTTTGGTTCGCAGCTATTTTCAGGCAACAGCAACTATCAGATCCTTAAAACCCTTGTCCCGGAAGGAAGATTACAGAAGGATAGTAAGCTAGAACGGCCTTTAAGCTTCTCAATGCGTCCAGCTCTTCCACCTCCAGATCTGCAATCTATCAATTCATCCAGCAAAGCATTAACATTTACAAAGAAAAAGGGTTTTAGACGTGGAAGAAAACCTTTTCCCTGCGAAACATCTACTCAAACAATCGAAGAAGACTGCGATCCTGTTTTGTGCTGCCTCGAACAAATCAGAAATCAACTGGCCAGCAAAACTCCtgaaaatcaagaaaaaaacCTACCACGCTGTTTTGCCGAGAAATCTACAAATGTAGGAAGTATTCAGAACGAAAGAAATGAAGCTGGTGTGGAAACATTTGAACAGTCATCTCCAAATGAAGCCATTGAACCAGGGAAAGACGATAAAAGTGAGAATTTGAAGCCCTCAGACCCCCAACAGGCAACATCATTGGGAAGTTTCAAGAAAAATTCACCAAGGAGTTCTTTAAACACATTACAGCAGCCTAAATCAAGGATCAacaatttggaaaataaaggTACTTCTCCTATAACTCTGCCAAAATCTAGCCTGGAATCTTCTGAAGCTCAAAAAGAGTCGGAAGAAAAGGAGGAAACTAATTTAACTCCTGAGGAGGGGGACTTGAAGATCCCAAACGATGAAGAAACTGCTTTCGTAAATGTCCCCAAACCTATTTTAAAACCATGTATTTGTCTGTGCAGGCTTCCAAGAGTTTTTCCAAAATGTACAAGAGTTATGATGCCCAGCTCAGTGTGCCAGCCTCATTTTATGAATGGATGTCGAATGACGAGATGGCAAAATCAAAGGCAACCCAACCAACATTGTTGCCAGTGTATCAACACACAaggaaaccaaaaccaaatacCTTCTATAACTGCATCCTTGAAGGATGACATACCGTATGAACAAGTGGCATCGGAAATATGCAACCATAGTAATTCAAAGTCATGTTTAGATCATTGTGAAAACCCAATAACAACGGGCCAACGGTCCATTATGAAACGAGAATCTGTAGAGCCCAATCAAAGATTGGGAGAAAGAACATTGAATAAGAATATTTGCTTTAGGGAATGCGTATCCACTTACAGTCAATCAACCGAAAACCAATTACCTGCAAATGAATGTCCACAATACCATTGTAATGAATCCTATGCTTCCAGCAGAACCGATATTGATTGCGACAATGTGGATAGATCTTCAAATTGTGACTTTAGATCCTCAAACAGCGTgaaaagttctgatcaaacCTCTGTTGTGAGTGGATCAAATAGTAGCTATACTGTCCCAAGTATTAATCCCAGTGAAAGGGCGAGTCTTTCTGAAGCATCGAAGAGTGAAATCCCAAAGGATTCTTCTtcaaaaataaactcaaaTATTAGCAGCAACGAATCCCTGTCATCATCTAGAAAAACATCTCGTACGAGTTCTCTTAGGAGTAATTCGAAAACGAATAAATCTTCCGCACCAAACGAAGTTAGTCGTTTcggaaataaaaatcaagtATTGCCACATAATCAAACTGAGAATAAACGGAACCGGCGACTTGGGAAACGTATAAGTTCTGGGGTCGAAACTTTTGCAGAGGACTCCATAGATTGTGGCCATGATGAATTCTCTGAGAAGGCAGAAGCACAAACTCCAAACAACAGTTTTTCAGAAGCTGTAAGAGCATGTCAAAAATGTTCGGACCATTTAATTTCCGAAAGAAAGAGAAAAGCAAGTTCCCACAAAAGCCAAGAACAAAAAGCTGACAGTTCAAAGGAATCAATCAGCAGTAGAAGCTCGGGTCAAAGAAATAACTTTGAATCTTTTCCAAACGGCACAGTTGTACCAAAACAAACTATAGATCAAAGTTGCAATAGAAATCGAGGAGTATCTTTCAAGCAGCGCTCACAATCAGCACCAGAGTGTTGGATACTTCAATTCCCAAAAAGAAATCCAACAAATAGATCAGAAAAGTCACACCTTAATTCACCGGCAAATTGCAGAGAAAGTCAGAGGTGTCCAGAAAACGTACTTGTACTCCAAGACGAAACCTGCGAAAGTGATTCAGATGACTACGAACTCGTCAGATGCAATCATTTGTCAACAGAAAATGAGACCTCAAATGAGAACTGTGGTGCGTGCAAAACTCCAGACTACAGTATAAATGcaagtattttaaatgaacTTAAGAAGGAGGAAAGCTCAATTAGTCCCACACAAAGCCAAAGAACCTTTATCCTAGTTGACAGTCAACATCCGAATGATCTAAACATATCCCAACAGGACCAAGAAAG GGAAAAACCGCCTATGGTGCAAGTGCCTTTCCGTATGAGCAGCACGGAAGATCTGGGAATTTTACAACCAAAAAATTG GAGAGAGTTGGGTCTAAAATTTACCATGCTCCATGCCAACCAATTTCAAATGGCTCCTGCAACTACAAATCACGTTGCACTACCAACCAGAATACCAAAAATGGATGAGAACCAAAATTCCAATTTTCCTGTTGGTCAGATGAACGATGTATTTGTTCCAGCTTCTTCTCCACCTACAAGGACGAATACCGCAGAGCAATCCATTGAAAGGAGAAGTAGGAATCTGCATCAACCCGGCACTTCAGATTCTTTTAGCAGCGTCTATCCTTCTTCACGGCGTAAAATATCCTCAGAAAATAGGTCTAACGATCCAAGAAAAATATCTAACGCAGAAATCAGAGTTGTTCAAAAGAATGATTCGAACAATTCTAATAGCGAAAGATTTATTTCTGTAAGCAACCAACATTCTGAGCAACTAAATGTGTATAACGAAAATCAATTCAGACAAGATGAATCCGGAAATTGCTATAGGAAATCCGATTACAGAAGTGACCAAAGCCAACTATATAATCATCAGTTTGAAACAGGGTTACATAACTCAGAAGCTGGGGTTTCTGGCTATTCTGAAATCCATTCAATACCTACTGTCCTAACTTGGACAAATCCAGCTCAGAATTCTCAATTAGCAGCTtccaataaatcaaatgccACAGAGAGATCCACTGACGTGGAAACGCTGGAAACAGTGACTCTAATGCAACCACGAAAACTTCGAAGTTGCGAAAGCGCTGGAATCAGAAACCAGGCTAATATCAATGAGAATATCGTTCTCATCGAGACAAGAACTCCCTGTAACAGAGAGAATCTTCTCCAGACCTGTGGACGACCGCCCTGCAACTCTTGTCCTCACCACTACACGGGTCTTCCTCCAAGCCACCGTCAAGGATTTATGCAGCCGCCGGATCATTTGCTAGAACCGCAGATCTCTATGAGTGCACCACAAAATGTCACTCCTTTCGATGAAGGATACCTTATAGATCCCCGGGATCAGTGGATGACCACTAAATCACCAGCTTCCGCACCAGCCGTGCAGCATCCATATCAAATGAAGGAACCGTATCAGCCCAAACCTAGATCCCACCATCAGTTTCAGGAACCTGTACATCCTCCACAAAGTTCCTTTCAGCCCACAAACCCTGGCCACTATCCTCAACTTACAGAGAACATTAGAATGCTTCCAGATGGCTTCTATGATCGCACCGTGAACAAGTATAACATAGCACGAATGGATTCCAACTTTCAGCCACCTCAGTTTCCACTGGAGCCGCAATTTCTTCACGGAGAACAACACCCGGCGTTTAGACAGCCAGCTTGTCCATATGGCAATCAATGTCATCCGCAACTGATGATGGCATCATTTCCAGATCCTAACCGGCGTTATGTTCCACCACAGAACCAATACCCAgctgaaatggaaaatcaacTCTCGATGTTCTGGACACAGCAAAATGTAAATTTGGATTACTATGATCAGTCGGAATATCAAACTTAA